The nucleotide sequence GACCGACTTCGCGAGCGGAGCGTAAAATCAGGTGTCCTTTCGACTCGCGATAGGTGGATTCGATTCGCTCAGCAGTAACGCTACTTCCAGTAACGCTACTTCCAGTAACGCTACTTCCGGTAACACTGGTTTCACCGACTCTTTCTCGCTGCTCGATATCTGGAGTGGATGCGGTTTCTACGGGATACTCTCCGGTGAACTTGCTGCGCGCGAGAGCACCATCTTGGCCGTCTCCTCGTCCATCGTGCGGCGTAGGGCGGTGTTCCGCTTCCGACAGGTGTCGATACACGTTCTCGACCATCACGACACCGCCATCGGCCATCATGCCGATTGCAATCGCGAGCCCTCCGAGACTCATGAGATTGGCACTTAATCCCGTGTACTGCATGAGCATGAAGGCGAGCAGAAGCGAGAGCGGTAGCATCGCCGTCACGATGAGCGAACTACGTACATTCCCCAGGAACAGGAAGAGAATTACCACAATCAGGACGGCTCCCTCCAGCAGAGCGTCCTTGACCGTTCCCACTGCACGCTCCACGAGCTCTGACTGGTCGTAATACGGAACAACTTTCACCCCCGCGGGCAGCGTCTTGTTGATGTCCGCCACCTTTGACTTGACGGAATCGATCACCTTTGATGTGTTCTCATAGATGCGCTTCAACACGATGCCGGTAACTGCCTCACCCTTTCCATTCATCGTGACCGCACCGCGCCGCACTTCCGGGCCAACACCCACCTCGGCGACGTTCCGCACGAATACGGGGGTACCGTTCCCATTGGCGACGATCACATTACCTAGATCGTTGATGCTTTCCGCCAGCCCGATGCCGCGGATGAGATATTCCTCCGGCCCGCGAGTGATGTAGCCGCCACCAACATTGCGGTTGTTGGCACCGATCGCTTCGCGTACCTGTGGAAGTGTGACGCCGTATTGCAGTAGTGCACGTGGATCGACGCGGATCTGGTACTGCTTGACGTCACCACCGAAGCTCAGGACCTCCGTCACACCGGGCACGGTCCTCAAGTTGTACTTGACGATCCAGTCCTGAAGTGTTCGGAGATCTGTTAGAGCGCCCAGTGTGCCGGCTGCGCTATCGGGACCAACGGCGCCCTTACCATCGCGTTCGACAACGTACTGGTAGACCTGACCCAGGCCGGTGGTGATGGGGCCGAGTTTCGGGTCGCCTAGGCCGGGCGGGATCTGATCTTTCGCCTCCTGCAGCTTCTCAAGTGTGAGCTGGCGCGCAAAGTAGATATCGACGTCGTCCTTGAAGTAGACGGATACCTGACTGATGCCGAAAGCGGAGATCGACTTGACCTGCTCGACACCCGGCATGCCATTCATCGCGACTTCCACCGGATACGTGATAAGCTTCTCGACTTCTTCCGGTGCGAGGCCCGGCGCTTCCGTCATTACTTGCACGAGCGTTGGCGAAACGTCCGGAAATGCGTCGATGGGCAGACGGGTGAGCGCAAAGGCTCCACCACTCAGGACTCCTACGGCCAACAGGATGACTAGAAGCCGGTTCCTGAGCGAAAATTCGATTATGCGATCAATCACGGCCGCTTACTCCCCCTCGCCGAAGCTCGCCTTCGTGAGCTCTGACTTGAGTTGGAATGCGCCCTCGACCGCGATCCGGTCTCCTGCGGAGAGGCCACTCAAAATCACAACCGTGCCATTTCCCGCACGCGGCCCAAGAACCACTGAACGCGCAATGAATTCACCCTCGTTACGACCCGCAACGAACACCACCTGCTTGCCGTTGACTTCCTGAACCGCCGCTTCAGGCACCACGATCGTCGGTGCGACGCTACGAGCGGACGTAGCCGACGACGTACTGGCCGATGCTGCATCTGAAGTACTCACCTGAGCTGACGGTGCTCGCACGACCGGTGTTTCGATGCTGACCTGGGCGAACATGCCGGGCCGGAGCGCACGATTCGCGTTATCTACCGCGACACGTACCTTGAACGTATGACTTGCGGAGTCGACTATTCCGCCAGCGTACGTCACGTTTCCGGAAAACGTTCTATTCGGTAACGCATTTGCGACGACAACGGCTTTGGCACCCTGCCGGATACGTGACAGATCTCCCTCGTACACATCTACAGTGATCCAGACGTGGCTCAGGTCCGCGACTGTGAAGAGATTGGTCGTCGGACCCACTACCTGTCCTGGGCTGGCGTTGCGCTCGACCACGATCCCTGCCACCGGGGTGACGAGGCTGTAGGTCGCGCCTGCTCCGCCGGTAGCGCCTAAAGCTCGCAACTTGGAAGAGGCGGCATTCCAGTCCGCTTGCGCTGCGTGGTACGTGCCCTCTGCGTCGAGCATCTCCTTTTCGGGCGAGATCGATTCTGCAAAGAGACGCTTCTCCCGCTCGTAATTGCGCCGTGCGACATCGACATTGCTGCGTGCACGCTCCAGATCACCACGAACCTGACCGACCTCCGGACTCTCCAGCGTCGCAAGTACACCGCCAGCCGACGCCTGCTGACCGAGGTCCGCGCGCACCGATATCACGCGTGCTTCTGCACGCGACGAAATTACGGAGACACGATTTGCGTCGTAACCGATCGTGCCATTGGCAGTGAGCGTGCCAGTCGTGCTGGGAGTAATGGTCAGAAGCTGCACCCCGGCGAGGCGCTGCGCCGTGGAGTCAAGCCGCAGTACGCTGTCGCCTTCTGCCACCGACGCGGTATCTGTCGCTGCCGCGATAGGCGCTTGAGCTTTGGGGCCGGCCAGCATTGAGATGCCCCACGCGCCAAGTACGAGCACGACAACCGCGATGATGACGCGCGTCCAGAACGTTCGTGAGGTTCGCGCGCCAAACGCCGACAGTGTTCGACGACGCCTCGTCGGACGTCCCATTGGAGACAGATCTGGCGACGAGTCCTTTGATGCAATTGGTTCGGTTGGATCAGTCATTTCGTTGGAAGTTGGATTGGTCGTGATGTTGGATTCCGTAACGCGAGATCCTGCCCGGTCACTTCAGTCAATTGCGTCGATGCCTCGCGCTCCGCGAGCCAGGCGGTCCAGTATTCCAGCTCCGCGTCGCTCACCTGATTGCGAATGAGGATCAGTACGGGGAGGCCAACCTTTCCCTCGCGGTAAGCAATCTCGAGTAGCTGACGGTTCTGACGCGCTGGCGCGAGTACTGTTGATTCCAGCAGTTCGACTTCCTGCGCGGCGGACCTGTAAGCGCTGACTGCCCTCGCCACTTCAGCGCGAATTCGCGTGGCGAGGACTGAGCGGATAAGCACTGCTTGAGCCGCCTGTGCGCGGCGTGCCTGAATTTCGCCTTGGTTGCGGTTGAGGAATGGGAGTGTGAAACCGATCCCCGGACTTAAACGTCCCTTATCTTCGTCAACCGCACGTTGCCAGACTCCACGAACCACAAGATTGGGAAACGCCTCTCGGCGTGAGAGCGACACTCGCGCCGACGCTTCGCTCACCGCTGCTGTTTGAGCGGCGAGGTCTGGTCTGCGAGTGAATGCCAGTGCGGTGAGACTATCAATGTCGAGCGCCAGGGCGCGGTCACTCAGTCGCATGGTGTCAACCAGAACAGAAACACCAGCAATCGCGTGCTCCGAAGACTCGAGCACGGGTGCAATCGGTGCGCCGCGTTGCACGCCGATGATTCGGGCCAGGTCGATCTCCTGCTCATTCTGCTCTCTATGTGCGTCAAGTGCACGCGACCGCGACCTGCCGAGCTCGACAGTGGCCAGGTTGAAGTCGAGTCGGCTGATCTCACCTTCTGTGAGTTGACGCTGTGTTACCGCTGACAGTCGCTGGTTCAAGGCGAGCACTTCGTCCGCCAATTGCGCACGACGTGTAGCCGATACCAGCCTGTAGAACGCACGGTCAACTTCGCCGATGGTGAGCCGAGTGGCGTTAGCCACTCCGGCCGCGGCTCGCACATATCCGTAGCGCGCCGCCCCAACCCGAATGCCGCGTTGGCCGAACAGCTCCAATTCCTGAGCCACAGAGGGCTGTGTCGTATTGCCAGCGCCCGGACCCAATATCTCGAACGAGGGATTGAATGGGAGGACACCCGCCTGACGAAGATCGCCGCGTGCAATCGCTGTATCGAGCCGTGATGCAAGCAGCTCCGGGTTGGCTCGAAGCGCTCGTGCACGAGCCTCGGCTAGTGTCAATCGCAGCGAGTCGGACGGCGTATCCAACTTCGTACTGGCGCGCCCATTATTCATGCGAGCGGATTGACCGCCAGCGGATTGAGCACCAAGCGAACGCGACGCCGCACTCGTTGCAAGTGCGACTGGAGCAGTGATTGTTAAAATAATTGCGGCACGTATGGCACGATGTCTTGCAACATCTGCTATGGTCGTTCGAAAGACTGAAGCAAACACGTACAGTTCTCGCGTGAGGTGTGTGCGACCAAGCGAGTTGCACACCTGGGGCACACATGCGTGAGCACGGGGCCACGAGATCCGATCACCCTGGGGACTGCTACTACATGCGACTACAAGCGCGGGTGACGAATTCGGACGAACGTCGGTGTCGAGGCCGGTTCCCGGGAGGATCAGCCTGCTGCCGACAAGCGCCAATCCGGCAAAGGGATGCCGGCTGGCCCACGTACGATTGAATTACGATTGTGGTTGAGTACTCAGTCGCCGCGAGATGTCAGCGGCGAAGAGCGAGGGTGCGTCGAGGCGGGCGACCGACTCGACGTATAGCGCGCTTAGGCTATGGGCGGGCGAATGGCTGGTGAAGCTCGAAAGCTCGCCGGCTGGCGCTCGGGCTGAGCATAGGCGGCGTACCTAACGGACCCTGTGGAGGGGCGAATCTCGGTGTACGCAACTTGTGCGACGTGGGAGTGCATGCAGTGATCGTATCCGGTCCCACCAGACTGTCCTTGCGCTGGGCAGCCGTCGGGACTCGCCGCGGGATTGCACGCGTGCTGCGACTCGATGTGCGCTACGGACGAAGCCGTCTCGTTGACCGCTTGACCGGGGATAGTCGTAATGGCAGTCACCGCCTCAACGGCCACGTCATGCACGTCCGGGAGGGACGCCTCAACGGGGGCAACGAGCACGCCGAACAGGACGCCAATGGCGACCGTCCTACGAACAAGCTTACCCACGGTAGAGCGTACCCCTAAGAACATGCGGCAGAACTCCGGTAAGGCATGGCAGAGAGAGCCCGAAGAAAGCGCCATACGGCACTCTTGACTATCCCTGCACAGCGCGACTAGTCTCAACGTATGAAGAAGTCTTCAACAGTAATGCAGGGCAAACCCGCTCCGCAAGTGGGTGACCGGCAGATAGCCGGCCTACAGGGGCCGAAGCTGCCAGGGAGGCCTTCGGCCGGTCCGACGGAGGCAATGGACAGCCTGCGAGACCACATCTCTTTCCCACCGGAGACACTGATCGGGCGCGCCGCCGCTCTGTTCGGATTGCTCGCCAACGAAACTCGGCTGAAACTCCTGCTAGCGTTGCATCCACGCATCGAACCCTTGGAGCTACGCGAACTGACCTCGCGCTGTGTGCACGACGAGCCGGATGATCTGATATCCAAGCGCGAACTCTGCGTCTGCGATCTCGCAATGGTGGCCGGCGCTTCATCGTCGATGACGAGCCATCAACTACACCTCCTGCGTCGAGCACGTCTGGTCGAGTTCAGGCGCGCCGGCAAGCATGCGTTGTACAGATTGTCGGATGGACCTCACGCGCATCTCCTGCTTGATGCGCTTGAATACGTCCGCATGGCGAAGCTGACGATGTGCGACAGCGGCGTCGAGTCCAACGGTTAACGTAAATGGAACGCTAGCATGATGGAGCGAGTCAGCGAGCACGCGACGTGCGACCTGCAGGTCGGTGGTATGGACTGCGCGAGCTGTGCAAGCGCCATCGAGCATTCGCTCTCGACTTTGGAAGGTGTCGACGATGTGCGCGTTGACGTCATAGGCGGGCGTGTTCGGGTAGGCTACAGGAACGAACTGCTCACAACCGACGAGTTGGCAGGTGCCATCCGGCGAGTTGGATTCACGGTCAAGGACGAATCGCGTGGCCACGTTGGCGATCGCGATGCCGGACCGGAATCAGGCATTCGTCCATCACTCGGCGTGCGGGGTCGTAGCGGACGCTTCGCGACGACCGCGGTGTCTGGGGTGCTCCTACTTACCGGCTTGGTACTGGGTTGGCTAGGCGCCGAATCGGGACTAACGATGACGGCACTCATTCTCTCCGCTATTGCGGGAGGATGGTTCATTGTGCCGCAAGGTGTACGAGCTGCACGCCATCGCGCGCTCGACATGAATTTCCTCATGAGCGTCGCGGCGGTTGGTGCTGGCGCAATCGGCCAGTGGGGTGAGGCTGCATCGGCAATGTTCCTCTTCTCGGTTGCGCAACTCCTTGAGAGTTACTCCA is from Gemmatimonadota bacterium and encodes:
- a CDS encoding TolC family protein — its product is MNNGRASTKLDTPSDSLRLTLAEARARALRANPELLASRLDTAIARGDLRQAGVLPFNPSFEILGPGAGNTTQPSVAQELELFGQRGIRVGAARYGYVRAAAGVANATRLTIGEVDRAFYRLVSATRRAQLADEVLALNQRLSAVTQRQLTEGEISRLDFNLATVELGRSRSRALDAHREQNEQEIDLARIIGVQRGAPIAPVLESSEHAIAGVSVLVDTMRLSDRALALDIDSLTALAFTRRPDLAAQTAAVSEASARVSLSRREAFPNLVVRGVWQRAVDEDKGRLSPGIGFTLPFLNRNQGEIQARRAQAAQAVLIRSVLATRIRAEVARAVSAYRSAAQEVELLESTVLAPARQNRQLLEIAYREGKVGLPVLILIRNQVSDAELEYWTAWLAEREASTQLTEVTGQDLALRNPTSRPIQLPTK
- a CDS encoding metalloregulator ArsR/SmtB family transcription factor encodes the protein MKKSSTVMQGKPAPQVGDRQIAGLQGPKLPGRPSAGPTEAMDSLRDHISFPPETLIGRAAALFGLLANETRLKLLLALHPRIEPLELRELTSRCVHDEPDDLISKRELCVCDLAMVAGASSSMTSHQLHLLRRARLVEFRRAGKHALYRLSDGPHAHLLLDALEYVRMAKLTMCDSGVESNG
- a CDS encoding efflux RND transporter periplasmic adaptor subunit: MTDPTEPIASKDSSPDLSPMGRPTRRRRTLSAFGARTSRTFWTRVIIAVVVLVLGAWGISMLAGPKAQAPIAAATDTASVAEGDSVLRLDSTAQRLAGVQLLTITPSTTGTLTANGTIGYDANRVSVISSRAEARVISVRADLGQQASAGGVLATLESPEVGQVRGDLERARSNVDVARRNYEREKRLFAESISPEKEMLDAEGTYHAAQADWNAASSKLRALGATGGAGATYSLVTPVAGIVVERNASPGQVVGPTTNLFTVADLSHVWITVDVYEGDLSRIRQGAKAVVVANALPNRTFSGNVTYAGGIVDSASHTFKVRVAVDNANRALRPGMFAQVSIETPVVRAPSAQVSTSDAASASTSSATSARSVAPTIVVPEAAVQEVNGKQVVFVAGRNEGEFIARSVVLGPRAGNGTVVILSGLSAGDRIAVEGAFQLKSELTKASFGEGE